Proteins encoded within one genomic window of Halomonas sp. YLGW01:
- a CDS encoding PA2779 family protein, with protein MKKLARVISPLLIAFLVLGSLPAVASVQTAPAGDLISTQDALSASQVAADRERINDLLAREDVQQQLLLQGVQPAEVQARVAALSDEEVAQMANQLDEMPAGASVVGALFAVFVILLVTDILGLTNVYPFTR; from the coding sequence ATGAAGAAACTCGCTCGCGTCATTAGCCCGCTGTTGATCGCCTTCCTGGTACTGGGAAGCCTGCCCGCTGTGGCCTCGGTGCAGACCGCACCGGCCGGCGACCTGATCTCGACGCAGGATGCTCTCAGCGCCTCGCAAGTGGCCGCCGACCGGGAACGCATCAATGACCTCCTGGCTCGCGAAGACGTTCAGCAGCAGCTGCTGCTGCAAGGCGTCCAGCCGGCAGAAGTGCAGGCCCGTGTCGCGGCACTGTCCGATGAGGAAGTGGCTCAGATGGCCAATCAGCTCGACGAGATGCCGGCCGGTGCCAGCGTGGTCGGCGCCCTGTTCGCGGTGTTCGTGATCCTGCTGGTCACCGACATCCTGGGCTTGACCAATGTCTATCCGTTCACGCGCTGA
- a CDS encoding GNAT family N-acetyltransferase, with translation MNVSLEAITKDNWDQVARLTVSDAQRQFVAENAYSIAESLFSEHSVARAICVGDEPVGFIMYESLAYEGTPRDYNIYRFMVDSDFQHCGIGRQGMRLTLDALLKQEGAQRITVCYVPGNAIASDFYGSLGFREVGLSSGGEMIAEIIAQSTDA, from the coding sequence ATGAATGTCTCACTGGAAGCCATCACGAAGGATAACTGGGATCAGGTGGCACGCCTGACGGTGTCGGACGCGCAGCGCCAGTTCGTAGCGGAGAATGCCTACTCCATCGCCGAATCCTTGTTCAGCGAGCATAGCGTGGCGCGGGCGATCTGTGTCGGCGATGAGCCGGTGGGCTTCATCATGTATGAATCCCTGGCGTATGAAGGCACGCCGCGGGACTACAATATCTATCGCTTCATGGTGGACAGCGACTTCCAGCACTGTGGCATTGGCCGGCAGGGGATGCGCCTTACCCTGGACGCGCTCCTTAAGCAGGAGGGCGCGCAGCGCATCACGGTCTGTTATGTGCCCGGGAATGCAATCGCCAGCGACTTTTATGGCAGCCTGGGCTTTCGCGAGGTGGGGCTGAGTAGCGGCGGGGAGATGATCGCTGAAATCATCGCTCAATCGACGGATGCCTAG
- a CDS encoding secondary thiamine-phosphate synthase enzyme YjbQ → MWQQHEIRLAPRSRGFHLITHEIENALESLSGLGIGLVHLQLLHTSASLTLNENADPDVRHDMDAFLRHIAPGDLPFFRHTMEGPDDMPGHIGASLFGTQLTLAVRDGRLALGTWQGVWLGEHRDQGDSRRILATLNGELNGELNGELS, encoded by the coding sequence ATGTGGCAACAGCACGAGATTCGCCTCGCCCCGCGTTCGCGGGGCTTTCATCTGATCACTCACGAGATCGAGAATGCCCTTGAGAGCCTGTCCGGCCTCGGTATCGGCCTGGTGCACCTGCAGCTACTGCATACCTCGGCCTCGCTGACCCTGAACGAGAATGCCGATCCCGACGTACGCCACGACATGGACGCCTTCCTGCGCCATATCGCCCCTGGCGATCTGCCGTTCTTCCGTCACACCATGGAAGGGCCGGACGATATGCCCGGCCATATCGGTGCCAGCCTGTTCGGCACCCAGCTGACACTTGCGGTGCGCGACGGGCGCCTGGCCCTCGGCACCTGGCAGGGGGTGTGGCTCGGCGAGCATCGCGACCAAGGCGATTCACGGCGTATTCTCGCCACCCTGAATGGTGAACTGAACGGAGAACTGAACGGAGAACTGAGCTGA
- a CDS encoding DsbA family oxidoreductase codes for MSTPRISIDVFSDYVCPFCYLEEPELAALKTRFGEAIEIRWRAFELRPEPVPTLEPDGDYLHDIWGRAVYPMAEERGMTLRLPRIQPRSRLAHEATAWAKEVDATNTIEKFNSADTLRSALFRGFFEDSLDLADPAALVAVADRLGLDGASLEAALGEGRYRERVLADQQAAQALGIQGVPGLRFSLNGEHAGILEGAQPRRQLLLAVERLLDLMD; via the coding sequence ATGAGCACACCCCGTATCAGCATCGATGTGTTCAGCGATTACGTCTGCCCCTTCTGCTATCTGGAAGAGCCTGAACTGGCGGCACTCAAGACACGCTTCGGTGAGGCAATCGAGATTCGCTGGCGGGCCTTCGAGCTGCGCCCGGAGCCCGTGCCGACACTGGAGCCGGACGGCGACTACCTCCACGACATCTGGGGCCGCGCCGTGTATCCCATGGCCGAAGAGCGTGGCATGACGCTGCGTCTGCCGCGCATCCAGCCCCGCTCGCGGCTGGCCCACGAGGCGACCGCCTGGGCCAAAGAGGTTGATGCCACCAACACCATCGAAAAATTCAACTCCGCCGACACCCTGCGCTCGGCGCTGTTCCGTGGCTTCTTCGAGGACAGCCTGGACCTGGCGGACCCGGCGGCGCTGGTCGCGGTCGCCGATAGGCTCGGCCTGGATGGCGCATCGCTCGAGGCAGCGCTCGGTGAGGGGCGATATCGTGAGCGGGTACTCGCCGACCAGCAGGCCGCGCAGGCGCTCGGCATTCAGGGCGTGCCGGGCCTGCGCTTCTCGCTGAACGGCGAGCATGCCGGTATCCTCGAGGGCGCCCAGCCGCGCCGCCAGCTGCTGCTGGCCGTGGAGCGGCTGCTCGATCTGATGGACTGA
- a CDS encoding complex I NDUFA9 subunit family protein, translating into MPDGPITVFGGTGFLGRAIVRELLEAGHAVRIVARTPRLPGGIDDGDPLSLSSADIRDDDSVREALAGASGAVNAVSLYVESRRLSFDAIHVEGAGRLARLAREAGITRLVHVSGIGVDEHSTSRYISARARGEAAVLRAFPKASLLRPSVLFGPGDAFLSTLETLTRLPAIPLFGRGETRLQPVHVGDVARAVGNIMGPRPPAWRLFELGGEDVMRYRDILTLVMAHLRREHPLVPVPWPVWHALATLFSPLPRPPLTHDQLALLAQDNIVGEGVGTFTDLGIIPRSLRDSLPNCLSGS; encoded by the coding sequence ATGCCCGACGGCCCTATCACGGTGTTCGGCGGTACCGGCTTCCTGGGACGGGCAATCGTGCGCGAACTGTTGGAGGCCGGCCATGCCGTGCGCATCGTCGCCCGGACGCCACGCCTTCCCGGTGGCATTGACGACGGCGACCCGCTGAGCCTCTCCAGCGCCGACATCCGCGACGATGACAGCGTGCGTGAGGCGCTGGCCGGCGCCAGCGGCGCGGTGAATGCGGTGAGCCTGTATGTGGAATCGCGCCGACTGAGCTTCGATGCCATCCACGTGGAAGGGGCCGGTCGCCTGGCCAGGCTCGCCCGCGAGGCCGGAATCACCCGGTTGGTCCATGTCTCCGGGATCGGCGTGGACGAGCACTCGACCTCCCGATATATCAGCGCCCGCGCCCGGGGCGAGGCCGCGGTGCTCCGGGCATTTCCCAAGGCCAGCTTGCTGAGACCCAGCGTGCTGTTCGGCCCCGGCGACGCCTTCCTGTCGACCCTCGAGACGCTCACCCGTCTGCCGGCGATCCCGCTGTTCGGCCGCGGCGAGACCCGCCTGCAGCCGGTCCATGTGGGGGATGTCGCCCGCGCGGTGGGGAACATCATGGGCCCGCGTCCGCCGGCCTGGCGGCTCTTCGAGCTGGGCGGCGAGGACGTGATGCGCTATCGCGACATCCTCACCCTGGTGATGGCTCACTTGCGCCGCGAACACCCGCTGGTGCCGGTGCCCTGGCCGGTGTGGCACGCTCTCGCCACGCTGTTCTCTCCCCTGCCCCGCCCGCCGCTGACCCACGACCAGCTGGCGCTGCTGGCACAGGACAACATCGTCGGCGAGGGTGTCGGCACCTTTACCGACCTGGGCATCATTCCCCGCTCCCTGCGTGACAGCCTGCCGAACTGTCTGAGCGGCAGCTGA
- a CDS encoding VOC family protein, which produces MTPRISMITLGVRDLASSVRFYEQGLGLPRMASPPEVAFFPLNGSWLGLYGREALAEDAGVPAEGSGFRGVALAHNLASEVEVDELLAQAVAAGATLI; this is translated from the coding sequence ATGACCCCTCGAATCAGCATGATCACTCTGGGCGTTCGCGATCTGGCAAGCTCGGTCCGCTTCTATGAGCAGGGCCTCGGCCTGCCGCGGATGGCTTCGCCCCCTGAGGTCGCCTTCTTTCCCCTCAACGGCAGTTGGCTTGGCCTGTATGGCCGCGAGGCCCTCGCCGAGGACGCCGGCGTGCCGGCCGAGGGGAGCGGTTTTCGTGGCGTCGCCTTGGCTCACAACCTGGCCTCCGAGGTGGAGGTCGATGAGCTTCTCGCCCAGGCAGTTGCCGCCGGCGCCACCCTCATCTAG
- a CDS encoding ribose-phosphate diphosphokinase, whose product MDTRLVYFEDEAVPARRLAEAAGLDASVIKRHDFPDQELLLTLASPLDDALPRTLVLYRSLDRPNDKLVELLLLARHARRLGVTRLVLVAPYLAYMRQDIAFHAGEIVSQPLIGAFLGELYDAVITVDPHLHRISRLEEVMPGIQTRTLSGAPRLAALIKEKRRNPLLMGPDDESIQWVEVAAATTGFDHGVCHKVRHGDTRVDIALPDIDLRGREVVLMDDIASSGHTLARAAEALLAAGADSVDVAVTHALFAGDALEVIRRAGVNEVWSTDSIAHPSNAVAMAPTLGKALGEVLGEVPGEMKSEAQ is encoded by the coding sequence ATGGATACCAGGCTTGTCTATTTCGAGGATGAAGCGGTTCCGGCGCGTCGCCTGGCCGAGGCGGCCGGGCTCGATGCGAGCGTCATCAAGCGCCATGACTTTCCCGATCAGGAGCTGCTGCTGACCCTGGCATCACCGCTTGACGATGCCCTGCCACGGACGCTGGTGCTTTACAGAAGCCTCGATCGGCCCAACGACAAGCTGGTGGAACTGCTGCTGCTCGCCCGCCATGCCCGCCGGCTGGGCGTGACGCGGCTGGTGCTGGTAGCGCCATATCTCGCCTACATGCGCCAGGATATCGCCTTCCACGCCGGCGAGATCGTCAGTCAGCCGCTGATCGGTGCCTTTCTCGGCGAGCTTTATGATGCGGTGATCACCGTCGACCCCCATCTGCATCGCATCTCGCGCCTCGAAGAGGTGATGCCGGGGATTCAGACGCGGACCCTCTCCGGGGCACCCAGGCTCGCGGCTCTGATCAAGGAGAAGCGCCGCAACCCGCTACTGATGGGGCCGGATGACGAATCGATCCAATGGGTCGAGGTGGCCGCCGCCACCACCGGCTTCGATCATGGGGTGTGTCACAAGGTGCGACATGGCGATACCCGGGTCGATATCGCGCTGCCGGATATCGACCTGCGTGGGCGTGAGGTGGTGCTGATGGACGATATCGCCAGTTCCGGCCACACCCTGGCCCGTGCCGCCGAGGCGCTGCTGGCCGCGGGAGCCGATTCGGTGGACGTGGCGGTGACCCATGCGCTCTTTGCCGGCGATGCCCTGGAGGTGATTCGCCGGGCCGGCGTCAACGAGGTATGGAGTACCGATAGCATCGCCCATCCCAGCAACGCCGTGGCTATGGCGCCGACCCTTGGCAAGGCGCTGGGTGAGGTGCTGGGTGAGGTGCCGGGTGAGATGAAGAGCGAAGCTCAATAA
- a CDS encoding PA2778 family cysteine peptidase, translating to MTRQAIWHTPNARTAGVLLCVLCLMLLAGCAGTPRISSPERLDIPPQVSIEGVPFFGQRDYQCGPAALAMVLNDSGVEIGVDALIPKLFLPNRQGSVQPEMLATVRRQGRVPFVLDNDIEALLQTLAADHPVVVMQNLSLPIAPLWHYAVATGYDLDKETIRLHTGFKPHQDMALSTFDATWARSDRWAMVALPPGEIPPGISAEAALTAIGDAERVQGAEALRPSWEALTQRFPGLAMGWFGLGNARYSSGDRAGAANAFRFATLHDPELAAAWLNLGLTLHAQGQEQDARAALEQAARLPGKWQDTANARLDALFPKEAR from the coding sequence ATGACACGCCAAGCTATCTGGCACACGCCGAACGCCCGCACTGCGGGCGTTCTGCTTTGTGTCCTCTGCCTCATGTTGCTGGCGGGCTGTGCCGGCACGCCCCGCATCTCGAGCCCCGAGCGGCTCGATATCCCGCCCCAGGTGAGCATCGAGGGCGTGCCCTTCTTTGGCCAACGCGACTACCAATGTGGCCCCGCCGCGCTGGCCATGGTGCTCAACGACTCAGGCGTCGAGATCGGTGTCGATGCCCTGATCCCCAAGCTATTCCTGCCCAACCGGCAGGGTAGCGTGCAGCCGGAAATGTTGGCCACGGTGCGCCGCCAGGGGCGCGTTCCCTTCGTGCTCGACAATGACATCGAGGCGTTGCTCCAGACGCTGGCCGCCGATCATCCGGTAGTAGTGATGCAGAACCTGTCGCTGCCGATCGCCCCCCTGTGGCATTACGCCGTGGCGACCGGCTACGACCTCGACAAGGAAACGATCCGGCTGCACACCGGCTTCAAGCCCCATCAGGACATGGCGCTCTCCACCTTCGATGCCACCTGGGCACGCAGCGACCGCTGGGCGATGGTCGCCCTACCGCCCGGCGAGATTCCTCCCGGCATCTCCGCCGAAGCGGCGCTCACCGCTATCGGCGATGCCGAGCGGGTGCAAGGCGCCGAAGCGCTGCGGCCCAGCTGGGAGGCGCTCACCCAACGCTTCCCGGGACTCGCCATGGGCTGGTTCGGGCTCGGCAATGCCCGCTACTCAAGCGGCGACCGAGCCGGTGCCGCCAATGCCTTTCGCTTCGCCACCCTGCACGACCCCGAGCTTGCCGCCGCATGGCTCAACCTGGGGCTGACGCTTCATGCTCAGGGCCAGGAGCAGGACGCCCGCGCTGCCCTCGAGCAGGCCGCCCGCCTGCCGGGCAAGTGGCAGGACACGGCCAACGCCAGACTCGACGCACTCTTCCCGAAGGAGGCCCGCTGA
- a CDS encoding YrbL family protein, whose product MKKYSIPDISRGSPLVLRNSLRIGRGNKRDCYVHPDDAGQCIKVPRHPTRQDECQEQSIVEWHYINHLKQRCVPLAHVIDCHGWVYTSQGVGLVMERVQDDDGAPALTLRDALIQRRISRGQIERMLAILKDWAIAHAIVIADLNTDNLMIRSGETESVFVLVDGFGSRRPDWKFSLYQKLPSLSRWKTKRQWKRQEVTLFKTVDEILADRCVNRHSPDDVSTPALIRSEP is encoded by the coding sequence TTGAAGAAGTATTCGATTCCCGACATCTCCCGCGGTTCTCCCCTCGTGCTCAGAAACAGCCTGCGGATCGGGCGGGGGAACAAACGTGATTGCTATGTGCACCCTGATGACGCCGGTCAATGCATCAAGGTGCCGCGCCATCCGACGCGTCAAGATGAGTGCCAGGAGCAGAGCATCGTAGAGTGGCACTACATCAATCATCTCAAGCAGCGCTGCGTGCCCCTGGCTCACGTGATCGATTGCCATGGCTGGGTTTATACAAGCCAGGGGGTGGGGCTTGTCATGGAGCGTGTTCAGGACGATGACGGTGCTCCGGCCCTGACCCTGCGGGACGCCTTAATACAGCGCCGCATCAGCAGAGGTCAGATCGAACGCATGCTGGCGATATTGAAGGACTGGGCGATTGCGCATGCGATTGTGATTGCTGACCTGAATACGGATAACCTGATGATCCGGTCAGGGGAGACCGAGTCTGTCTTTGTGCTGGTAGATGGCTTCGGCAGCCGTAGGCCTGACTGGAAATTCTCGCTGTATCAAAAGCTCCCCTCCCTTTCCCGCTGGAAGACCAAGCGTCAATGGAAACGTCAGGAAGTCACCCTGTTCAAGACTGTAGATGAAATATTGGCTGATCGTTGCGTCAATCGGCATTCTCCCGATGACGTGTCGACGCCAGCCTTGATTCGATCAGAACCTTAG
- a CDS encoding YbhB/YbcL family Raf kinase inhibitor-like protein, producing MAFAPSSMQLTSSAFAAHGAIPAKHTGEGENVSPALEWTDAPEGTKAFAVICHDPDAPLVQNGSYGFVHWLLYNLPADTTSLGEATTVGTRGVNDTGNIGYGGPMPPEGHGVHLYYFWVLALDAPTELPEGLTLPELLTELEPHLLGMNRLVGTYRRD from the coding sequence ATGGCCTTTGCACCCTCGAGCATGCAGCTTACCAGTTCTGCTTTCGCCGCCCACGGGGCAATTCCCGCCAAACATACCGGGGAAGGGGAGAACGTGTCTCCGGCTCTTGAATGGACGGACGCGCCTGAAGGCACCAAGGCGTTCGCGGTGATCTGCCATGACCCGGACGCACCGCTGGTCCAGAACGGCAGCTACGGCTTCGTGCACTGGCTGCTCTACAACCTGCCGGCCGACACGACGTCCCTGGGGGAGGCCACCACGGTGGGTACCCGTGGTGTCAACGATACCGGCAACATCGGCTACGGCGGGCCCATGCCGCCGGAAGGCCATGGCGTGCACCTGTACTACTTCTGGGTGCTGGCGCTGGATGCGCCGACCGAGCTGCCCGAGGGTCTGACCCTGCCGGAGCTTCTCACGGAGCTTGAACCGCACCTGCTGGGCATGAACCGCCTGGTTGGTACCTACCGCCGCGACTGA
- a CDS encoding thioredoxin family protein: protein MSLTPSKMVALGSPLPAFHLRDAHGQPISSEQFQDSPVLVAFLCNHCPFVKHIAYAFSDFAQEYHDHGLEIVAINSNDAMAHPDDSPERMVEEARRRGYTFPYLVDETQKVARAFGAACTPDFFLYDRDHRLAYRGQFDASRPGQDLPVTGKDLRAAADAVLSGEAPDPDQRPAIGCNIKWK from the coding sequence ATGTCGCTCACCCCGTCAAAGATGGTCGCATTGGGCAGCCCTCTGCCCGCCTTTCACCTCAGAGATGCCCACGGCCAGCCGATCAGCAGTGAGCAGTTTCAGGACAGCCCCGTGCTGGTGGCCTTCCTCTGCAACCACTGCCCCTTCGTTAAGCACATCGCCTATGCGTTTTCCGACTTCGCTCAGGAGTATCACGACCACGGCCTCGAGATCGTCGCCATCAACAGCAACGATGCGATGGCACATCCTGACGACAGCCCCGAGCGCATGGTCGAGGAAGCCAGGCGGCGCGGCTATACCTTCCCCTATCTGGTCGACGAGACCCAGAAGGTGGCCCGCGCCTTCGGCGCCGCCTGCACGCCGGACTTCTTCCTCTACGACCGTGACCACCGGCTGGCCTACCGCGGCCAGTTCGACGCCAGTCGCCCCGGCCAGGACCTGCCGGTGACCGGCAAGGACCTGCGGGCCGCCGCCGATGCGGTGCTCTCGGGCGAGGCCCCGGACCCGGATCAGCGGCCGGCGATTGGCTGCAACATCAAGTGGAAATAG
- a CDS encoding TVP38/TMEM64 family protein: MTGDPKRRWAALLAALALALLVTLGVWLYQMGFFQVARLERLSEELGLWGPPMLAGVIALSVVVGPIPTMVGSLAAGMLYDPLLAFLLSMVGALAGACISFWIARLLGQPLIERYFHGHLALFPLCPEPLLFGMVVVARLIPVMSFALISYAAGLTALSTWRFLLASALGMSPMTLLYVMAGTGLARDSAWAMIGGILFLGLLLTLPALVDAGWVPLPRRWRELIHHLRHPR; encoded by the coding sequence ATGACGGGAGATCCGAAGCGCAGGTGGGCAGCCCTGTTAGCAGCGTTGGCACTGGCGCTGCTCGTCACCCTTGGCGTGTGGCTGTACCAGATGGGGTTCTTCCAGGTGGCCCGACTCGAGCGGCTAAGCGAGGAGCTGGGGCTCTGGGGGCCGCCGATGCTGGCCGGGGTGATCGCGCTGTCGGTGGTGGTCGGGCCGATTCCGACCATGGTGGGCAGCCTGGCGGCGGGCATGCTCTACGACCCGCTGCTGGCCTTTCTGCTCAGCATGGTGGGCGCCCTGGCGGGGGCCTGTATCAGCTTCTGGATCGCTCGCCTGCTGGGGCAGCCGCTGATCGAGCGGTACTTCCATGGCCACCTCGCGCTGTTTCCTCTCTGCCCTGAGCCGCTGCTCTTCGGCATGGTGGTGGTCGCACGGCTTATACCGGTGATGTCCTTCGCCCTGATCAGCTATGCCGCCGGGCTTACCGCCCTCTCGACATGGCGGTTCCTGCTCGCCAGCGCCCTGGGCATGTCGCCCATGACACTTCTCTACGTGATGGCCGGGACCGGCCTCGCCCGTGACAGCGCCTGGGCGATGATCGGCGGTATCCTCTTTCTGGGGCTGCTGCTGACCCTGCCGGCGCTGGTGGATGCGGGCTGGGTGCCCTTGCCCAGGCGTTGGCGGGAGCTTATCCACCACCTGCGACACCCTCGGTGA
- a CDS encoding MAPEG family protein, with the protein MPVILYVLFAVSLLPILLAWAGAAYRIRQLGTLDNRHPRAQQARLTGAGARVQAAQANAWESLGVFTATCVIALAAGVELESLTPAAWLFLVCRLLHPLLYVFNLAWWRSGVYALGMLCCGYIVWRAATLS; encoded by the coding sequence ATGCCCGTCATTCTCTACGTGCTGTTCGCCGTTTCGCTGCTGCCGATCCTGCTGGCCTGGGCAGGCGCGGCCTATCGGATTCGCCAGCTGGGCACGCTGGACAACCGGCATCCCCGGGCGCAGCAGGCCCGCCTGACCGGCGCCGGGGCCCGAGTCCAGGCGGCGCAGGCCAACGCCTGGGAGTCGCTGGGCGTGTTTACCGCGACTTGTGTGATTGCCCTGGCGGCAGGCGTCGAGCTGGAAAGCCTGACACCGGCGGCGTGGCTGTTCCTTGTGTGCCGGCTGCTTCATCCGCTGCTTTACGTCTTTAACCTCGCCTGGTGGCGGTCCGGCGTCTACGCTCTGGGCATGCTGTGCTGTGGCTATATCGTCTGGCGAGCGGCGACTCTGAGCTGA
- a CDS encoding HPP family protein, with protein sequence MKTYLSKMRGEPIQRPRACWRDALWSWVGAFAGMLAISWLSAHWLTSQLLIVGSFGATSVLIYAVPASPLAQPRNVLLGSMLSAMVGVGCFQLLGATAVAVALSVSLAILVMQLTHTVHPPGAAAGLIAVIGGPEVHGLGWWYPLMPVGIGCALMLGVAILINNLARHRRYPVHWR encoded by the coding sequence GTGAAGACGTATCTCTCGAAAATGCGTGGCGAGCCCATCCAGCGCCCCCGGGCCTGCTGGCGGGATGCGCTCTGGTCCTGGGTCGGCGCCTTCGCCGGCATGCTGGCCATCAGCTGGCTGAGCGCGCACTGGCTGACCAGCCAGCTGCTGATCGTGGGCTCCTTCGGGGCGACCTCGGTGCTGATCTATGCCGTCCCGGCAAGCCCCCTGGCGCAGCCCCGCAATGTGCTGCTCGGCAGCATGCTCTCGGCCATGGTGGGGGTGGGCTGCTTCCAGCTGCTGGGGGCAACCGCGGTAGCCGTGGCGCTGTCGGTGTCGCTGGCCATCCTGGTCATGCAGCTGACCCATACCGTGCACCCACCTGGGGCCGCCGCGGGGCTGATCGCGGTCATCGGCGGGCCTGAGGTCCACGGGCTGGGCTGGTGGTATCCGCTGATGCCGGTGGGCATCGGCTGTGCCCTGATGCTGGGGGTGGCGATTCTTATCAACAACCTGGCGCGCCACCGGCGCTATCCGGTCCATTGGCGCTGA
- a CDS encoding thymidine phosphorylase family protein, which produces MTQTASNTGTPPGEGGESDGAEDSVVMEDTLAPLLLRRVGIDTYHENVAYLHRDCAHYRAEGFQALSKLEVRANGHRILASLNVVDDPAIVACHQLGLSEDAFKALGEAEGQPVSISQAEPPASIPALHRKIAGERLSREDFNNIIRDIAELRYSKIELTAFLVACSQGELDREEVFYLSDAMSRIGRQLDWHEHPVVDKHCIGGIPGNRTSMLVVPIVAAHGLLCPKTSSRAITSPSGTADTMEVLAKVDLPFDELEEIVRTHRGCLAWGGTSELSPADDVLIAVERPLYLDSPGQMVASILSKKVAAGSTHLLLDIPMGPHAKVRTMAEARRLRKLFEFVAGRMGLVLDVVVTDGSQPIGRGIGPVLEARDVMRVLTHHPDAPNDLRQKALRLAGRMLEFDPDVRGGDGFGIARDILDSGRALEKMQAIIRAQGEMPFDLDDPPLAPHSFDVMAPKAGVVTAIDNLKLARIARLAGAPRPAGAGVDLLTRIGDTVEVGQPLYRVYAAYHAELAFAHQSCERDNGFSIGRADEITRPNVEF; this is translated from the coding sequence ATGACCCAGACCGCCAGCAACACCGGCACCCCCCCTGGCGAAGGCGGCGAGAGTGATGGCGCCGAAGACTCCGTGGTCATGGAAGACACTCTTGCCCCGTTGCTGCTTCGCCGGGTGGGCATCGACACCTACCACGAGAATGTGGCCTATCTGCATCGAGACTGCGCGCACTATCGCGCAGAGGGCTTCCAGGCGCTTTCGAAGCTCGAGGTGCGCGCCAACGGCCATCGGATCCTGGCGAGCCTCAACGTCGTGGATGATCCGGCTATCGTCGCTTGCCATCAGCTCGGGCTCTCCGAGGATGCCTTCAAGGCGCTTGGCGAAGCGGAGGGGCAGCCGGTCAGCATCTCCCAGGCCGAGCCCCCGGCCTCGATTCCGGCCCTGCATCGCAAGATCGCCGGCGAGCGATTGTCCCGCGAGGATTTCAACAACATCATTCGCGACATCGCCGAGCTGCGCTATTCGAAGATCGAGTTGACCGCCTTCCTCGTGGCCTGCAGTCAGGGGGAGCTGGACCGCGAGGAAGTCTTCTACCTGAGCGATGCCATGAGTCGGATCGGGCGTCAGCTCGACTGGCATGAGCACCCGGTGGTCGATAAGCACTGCATCGGGGGCATTCCTGGCAACCGCACCTCGATGCTGGTGGTGCCGATCGTGGCGGCGCATGGCCTCTTGTGTCCCAAGACCTCATCGCGTGCCATCACCTCACCCTCGGGTACCGCCGATACCATGGAAGTGCTAGCCAAGGTGGACCTGCCCTTCGACGAGCTGGAAGAGATCGTGCGCACCCACCGCGGTTGCCTGGCCTGGGGCGGGACCAGCGAGCTATCGCCGGCCGATGACGTGCTGATCGCCGTCGAGCGACCGCTGTACCTGGATTCCCCGGGGCAGATGGTGGCCTCGATCCTGTCCAAGAAGGTGGCCGCCGGGTCGACACATCTGTTGCTTGATATTCCGATGGGGCCGCATGCCAAGGTGCGCACCATGGCCGAGGCGCGGCGCCTGCGTAAGCTTTTCGAATTCGTAGCCGGGCGCATGGGGCTGGTCCTCGATGTGGTGGTCACCGATGGCAGTCAGCCGATCGGGCGGGGCATCGGTCCGGTGCTTGAGGCCCGCGACGTGATGCGGGTGCTGACACATCATCCCGATGCGCCCAACGACCTGCGACAGAAGGCCCTGCGCCTGGCGGGGCGAATGCTGGAGTTCGACCCCGACGTGCGTGGCGGCGACGGCTTCGGCATCGCCCGGGATATCCTCGACTCCGGCCGGGCGCTGGAGAAGATGCAGGCGATCATTCGTGCCCAGGGCGAGATGCCGTTCGACCTGGACGATCCACCGCTGGCCCCCCACAGCTTCGACGTGATGGCTCCGAAGGCCGGGGTAGTGACGGCCATCGACAACCTGAAGCTGGCGCGCATCGCCCGCCTGGCCGGGGCCCCGAGGCCCGCGGGTGCGGGGGTCGATCTGCTGACGCGCATCGGCGATACCGTAGAGGTCGGTCAGCCGCTGTACCGGGTCTATGCCGCCTATCATGCCGAGCTTGCCTTCGCGCATCAGTCCTGCGAGCGGGACAACGGCTTCAGCATCGGCCGCGCGGACGAGATCACGAGACCGAACGTGGAGTTCTGA